One Eubalaena glacialis isolate mEubGla1 chromosome 11, mEubGla1.1.hap2.+ XY, whole genome shotgun sequence DNA segment encodes these proteins:
- the RABL2B gene encoding rab-like protein 2B isoform X6: MLLVPVALSTLMPTQPHCPPLCSSGPGRRDKCSQPQQLSTYALTLYKHTATVDGKTVLVGSQSCVHIADFWDTAGQERFQSMHASYYHKAHACIMVFDVQRKITYKNLSTWYTELREFRPEIPCIVVANKIDDRPMSYLLSTADIKMTQKSFNFARKFSLPLYFVSAADGTNVVKLFSDAIRLAVSYKQNSRDFMDEVLQELENVSLEQKKEDVLDREQRGRVESPPPS, from the exons ATGCTCCTTGTTCCTGTGGCCCTTTCCACCCTCATGCCAACTcagccccactgcccaccccttTGCTCCAGTGGTCCAGGGAGGAGGGATAA ATGCAGTCAGCCCCAGCAGCTGTCCACATACGCCCTGACGCTGTACAAGCACACGGCCACGGTAGACGGCAAGACCGTCCTTGTGG GCAGTCAGAGCTGTGTTCACATTGCAGACTTTTGGGACACAGCAGGCCAAGAACGGTTCCAGAGCATGCACGCCTCCTACTACCACAAGGCCCACGCCTGCATCATG GTATTTGATGTGCAGAGGAAAATCACCTACAAGAACCTGAGCACCTGGTATACAGAGCTTCGGGAGTTCAGGCCAGAGATTCCATGCATTGTGGTGGCCAATAAAATCGATG ACAGGCCCATGTCCTACCTTCTCTCTACAGCAGACATAAAGATGACCCAAAAAAGCTTCAATTTTGCCAGGAAGTTCTCCCTGCCCCTGTACTTTGTCTCAGCTGCTGATGGTACCAACGTTGTGAAG CTCTTCAGCGATGCAATTCGATTAGCTGTGTCTTACAAACAGAACTCCCGGGACTTCATGGATGAGGTTTTGCAGGAGCTTGAG AACGTCAGCTTGGAGCAGAAGAAGGAGGATGTGCTGGACAGAGAGCAGCGTGGCCGCGTCGAGAGCCCGCCTCCCTCCTGA